The Aeromicrobium sp. Leaf245 genome includes a region encoding these proteins:
- the tkt gene encoding transketolase — translation MTSTSTTLDWTELDAKAVDTARLLAADAVEKVGNGHPGTAMSLAPAAYLLYQKLMRHDPTDPQWVGRDRFVLSCGHSSLTQYIQLYLAGYSMTLDDLKSLRTWGSQTPGHPEYRHTPGIEVTTGPLGQGIANAVGMAMAARRERGLLDPDTAAGESPFDHQVYVIASDGDVQEGVSAEASSLAGHQKLGNLTVLYDANKISIEDDTDVAFTEDVAARYAAYGWHVQTVDWTNGGTGYEEDLQALWDAYQAAEAVTDKPSFIQLHTIIAWPAPSAQNTGASHGSALGADEIKATKELLGFDPEQSFAVADDVIAHTHAVRDRGATAREEWQKSFDAWATSNPDGAALLQRLTDRVLPDGWESALPTFEASEKGVATRAASGDVLTAIAPELPELWGGSADLAGSNNTTPKGEPSFLPPEWSTEKFQGGWYGRVLHFGIREHAMGAIMNGMVQHGLTRPYGGTFLVFSDYMRPAVRLAALQELPVTYVWTHDSIGLGEDGPTHQPIEHLAALRAIPGLDVVRPADANEVAVAWRTLMGITNRPVALALSRQNVPTFPRGTEGYAAADGAARGAYVLLDTDGEPDVVLVGTGSEVQLAVRARDLLAAEGIQARVVSMPSREWFEQQDSGYRDSVLPPHLRARVAVEAGVSFGWRDVLGDAGRFVGIEHFGASADAGTLYEKFGITAEAVVASAKESIEASQHTGGVPFFARPSGPVGPGDNQDAAGGGSHRQS, via the coding sequence GTGACCAGCACCTCCACCACCCTGGACTGGACCGAGCTCGACGCCAAGGCGGTGGACACCGCCCGACTCCTCGCGGCGGACGCCGTCGAGAAGGTCGGCAACGGCCACCCCGGCACCGCCATGAGCCTGGCCCCGGCGGCCTACCTGCTGTACCAGAAGCTGATGCGCCACGACCCCACGGACCCGCAGTGGGTCGGTCGCGACCGGTTTGTGCTCTCGTGCGGCCACTCGAGCCTGACGCAGTACATCCAGCTCTACCTCGCCGGCTACTCGATGACGCTCGACGACCTCAAGAGCCTGCGCACGTGGGGAAGCCAGACACCGGGCCACCCGGAGTACCGCCACACCCCGGGCATCGAGGTCACGACCGGCCCGCTGGGCCAGGGCATCGCCAACGCCGTGGGCATGGCCATGGCCGCCCGCCGCGAGCGTGGGCTGCTCGACCCCGACACCGCCGCCGGCGAGAGCCCCTTCGACCACCAGGTCTACGTGATCGCGTCCGACGGCGACGTGCAGGAGGGTGTCTCCGCCGAGGCCTCCTCCCTCGCCGGGCACCAGAAGCTCGGCAACCTGACCGTGCTCTACGACGCGAACAAGATCTCGATCGAGGACGACACGGACGTGGCGTTCACCGAGGACGTCGCCGCGCGCTACGCCGCCTACGGCTGGCACGTGCAGACGGTCGACTGGACCAACGGCGGCACGGGCTACGAGGAGGACCTGCAGGCGCTCTGGGACGCGTACCAGGCCGCCGAGGCGGTCACCGACAAGCCGTCCTTCATCCAGCTGCACACGATCATCGCGTGGCCGGCCCCGTCGGCGCAGAACACCGGCGCCTCGCACGGGTCCGCCCTCGGCGCCGACGAGATCAAGGCCACGAAGGAGCTGCTGGGCTTCGATCCCGAGCAGTCCTTCGCGGTCGCCGACGACGTCATCGCCCACACGCACGCCGTGCGCGACCGCGGCGCCACGGCGCGCGAGGAGTGGCAGAAGTCGTTCGACGCCTGGGCCACGTCCAACCCCGACGGCGCCGCCCTGCTGCAGCGCCTCACCGACCGGGTCCTGCCCGACGGCTGGGAGTCGGCCCTGCCGACGTTCGAGGCCAGCGAGAAGGGCGTGGCCACCCGCGCGGCGTCCGGCGACGTGCTCACGGCCATCGCGCCCGAGCTCCCCGAGCTGTGGGGCGGGTCCGCCGACCTCGCCGGCTCGAACAACACCACGCCCAAGGGCGAGCCGTCGTTCCTGCCCCCTGAGTGGTCCACCGAGAAGTTCCAGGGCGGCTGGTACGGCCGCGTGCTGCACTTCGGCATCCGTGAGCACGCGATGGGCGCCATCATGAACGGGATGGTCCAGCACGGGCTCACCCGCCCGTACGGCGGCACGTTCCTCGTGTTCAGCGACTACATGCGTCCCGCGGTCCGCCTGGCGGCGCTGCAGGAGCTCCCGGTCACCTACGTCTGGACGCACGACTCCATCGGCCTCGGCGAGGACGGTCCCACCCACCAGCCCATCGAGCACCTGGCCGCCCTGCGCGCCATCCCCGGCCTCGACGTCGTGCGACCCGCCGACGCCAACGAGGTCGCGGTCGCGTGGCGCACGCTCATGGGCATCACCAACCGACCGGTCGCCCTCGCGCTCAGCCGCCAGAACGTGCCGACCTTCCCCCGCGGCACCGAGGGGTACGCAGCCGCCGACGGCGCCGCCCGTGGCGCCTACGTGCTGCTCGACACCGACGGTGAGCCCGACGTCGTCCTCGTCGGCACCGGCTCGGAGGTCCAGCTCGCCGTTCGGGCCCGCGACCTCCTGGCCGCCGAGGGCATCCAGGCCCGCGTGGTCTCGATGCCGTCGCGCGAGTGGTTCGAGCAGCAGGACTCGGGGTACCGCGACAGCGTGCTCCCCCCGCACCTGCGTGCCCGTGTCGCCGTCGAGGCCGGCGTGTCCTTCGGCTGGCGCGACGTCCTCGGCGACGCCGGCCGGTTCGTCGGCATCGAGCACTTCGGTGCCTCGGCCGACGCCGGGACCCTGTACGAGAAGTTCGGCATCACCGCCGAGGCCGTCGTGGCCTCGGCCAAGGAGTCCATCGAGGCGTCGCAGCACACCGGCGGCGTCCCGTTCTTCGCCCGCCCCTCCGGACCGGTGGGACCGGGCGACAACCAGGACGCGGCCGGTGGCGGGAGCCACCGCCAGTCCTGA
- the tal gene encoding transaldolase codes for MNERLQNLSDAGVSIWLDDLSRERIESGNLAELIRDQNVVGVTTNPTIFASALSKGEKYAEQVKELKAAGADVDEAVFEITTTDVQQACDIFTGVYDATGGVDGRVSIEVEPGLARDSDATAAMARKLWDRVDRPNTLIKIPATVEGLPAIAKTIGQGISVNVTLIFSLERYRGVMDAYLEGLETAAAEGRDLSAIHSVASFFISRVDSEVDKQLGEGHELRGKAALANARLAYEAYEEVFGSERFAALEAKGANPQRPLWASTGVKDPALPDTLYVSELVVDGTVNTMPEKTLQAFGDHGEVSGDTVHGTYDDSRAVIAALEEAGVSYDQVVKVLEDEGLEKFDASWAELLETVTAELEKA; via the coding sequence ATGAACGAGCGACTGCAGAACCTCAGCGACGCCGGAGTGTCCATCTGGCTGGACGACCTGTCCCGTGAGCGGATCGAGAGCGGCAACCTCGCCGAGCTGATCCGTGACCAGAACGTCGTCGGCGTCACCACCAACCCGACGATCTTCGCGTCGGCGTTGTCCAAGGGCGAGAAGTACGCCGAGCAGGTCAAGGAGCTGAAAGCCGCCGGTGCCGACGTCGACGAGGCGGTCTTCGAGATCACCACCACCGACGTGCAGCAGGCGTGCGACATCTTCACGGGCGTCTACGACGCGACGGGCGGCGTCGACGGACGGGTCTCGATCGAGGTCGAGCCGGGTCTGGCCCGCGACAGCGACGCGACGGCCGCCATGGCGCGCAAGCTCTGGGACCGGGTCGACCGGCCCAACACGCTGATCAAGATCCCCGCGACGGTCGAGGGCCTGCCCGCGATCGCCAAGACGATCGGCCAGGGCATCAGCGTCAACGTCACGCTGATCTTCTCCCTCGAGCGGTACCGCGGGGTCATGGACGCCTACCTCGAGGGTCTCGAGACGGCGGCGGCCGAGGGCCGCGACCTGTCGGCCATCCACTCCGTCGCGTCGTTCTTCATCAGCCGCGTCGACTCCGAGGTCGACAAGCAGCTCGGCGAGGGACACGAGCTGCGCGGGAAGGCCGCCCTGGCCAACGCCCGTCTGGCGTACGAGGCGTACGAGGAGGTCTTCGGCAGCGAGCGCTTCGCCGCGCTCGAGGCCAAGGGCGCCAACCCGCAGCGGCCGCTGTGGGCCTCCACCGGCGTCAAGGACCCCGCCCTGCCCGACACGCTCTACGTGAGCGAGCTGGTCGTCGACGGCACGGTGAACACCATGCCGGAGAAGACGCTCCAGGCGTTCGGCGACCACGGCGAGGTCTCCGGCGACACGGTGCACGGGACCTACGACGACTCGCGGGCGGTCATCGCCGCGCTCGAGGAGGCCGGCGTCTCCTACGACCAGGTGGTCAAGGTCCTCGAGGACGAGGGCCTGGAGAAGTTCGACGCGTCCTGGGCCGAGCTGCTCGAGACCGTCACCGCCGAGCTCGAGAAGGCCTGA